In Vigna angularis cultivar LongXiaoDou No.4 chromosome 8, ASM1680809v1, whole genome shotgun sequence, one DNA window encodes the following:
- the LOC128193740 gene encoding uncharacterized protein LOC128193740, whose amino-acid sequence MTSKWSPSSDVDPSDSNQMLNAVLQALQRQNAALVQQNTIALQNLEAARVSAENARVSSENTQRQFVDVLTNGRTTPNVPPFAVPVQEWSLENFLQHHPARFTGKCSPDKADHWFRDMERIFEAKGCRDEKKLAFTQYLLTGEAGHWWSSMKMILERSRTPITWELFRVKFYAEYFPDSVRFAKEVEFLELIQDNRSVSEYADRFKHLLRFNTMVVDEEWQCRKFENGLRNDIKLLVKGLRIREFPTLVEMSRDLEKTKGKSEGQQNQPTKNGESSGSRDGFSIKKTPYARPSFFSGSRGSSYQPSVKSGPTGPSGTVRCFTCGGPHYRNNCPSRRRTMKCFKCGKEGHFADECTSAVGSGSQAQRTGLPPPRGGERPQTMGRVYAMVGSEAIRSVEELGVDVVVSTPALGLIGTSSVCPLSDCRKGTLVQGKSHPFTFARIRSNLANGLAICQLVDCDSKEMLFSDENKEVLGLPPPREVKLSIDLVSEARPVSIAPYRMAPAELVELKKQIEDLLEKQFIRPSASPWEHQCY is encoded by the exons ATGACATCTAAATGGAGCCCTTCTTCAGATGTCGATCCGTCTGACTCTAATCAGATGTTGAATGCGGTACTTCAGGCATTGCAACGTCAAAATGCTGCATTGGTTCAGCAGAACACCATTGCATTACAAAATTTGGAAGCTGCTAGAGTATCGGCTGAGAATGCTAGAGTATCATCTGAGAATACTCAAAGGCAGTTCGTGGATGTGTTAACTAATGGCAGGACCACTCCAAATGTTCCTCCCTTCGCTGTTCCAGTCCAAGAGTGGAGCTTGGAAAACTTTCTCCAACATCACCCAGCTAGATTCACTGGAAAGTGCAGCCCTGATAAAGCCGACCATTGGTTCAGGGATATGGAGAGGATATTTGAAGCTAAGGGGTGTCGTGATGAGAAGAAATTGGCCTTTACTCAATATCTGTTGACCGGAGAAGCTGGCCATTGGTGGAGCAGCATGAAGATGATCCTTGAAAGGAGTAGGACTCCTATTACTTGGGAGTTGTTTAGAGTCAAATTCTACGCTGAGTACTTCCCTGACAGTGTGAGATTTGCAAAGGAGGTAGAATTCTTGGAGCTGATACAGGACAACAGGTCAGTGTCAGAGTATGCAGATCGCTTCAAGCACTTACTTCGCTTCAACACTATGGTAGTGGATGAAGAGTGGCAGTGCAGAAAGTTCGAGAATGGCTTGAGGAATGATATCAAATTGCTGGTAAAGGGGTTACGCATCAGAGAGTTCCCTACATTGGTGGAGATGTCCCGTGATCTAGAGAAGACAAAGGGGAAATCTGAGGGACAGCAGAATCAGCCTACTAAGAATGGGGAATCATCTGGATCTCGTGATGGATTTAGCATTAAGAAGACGCCTTACGCTAGACCATCCTTCTTTTCTGGGTCTAGGGGTTCATCCTATCAACCATCGGTGAAGTCAGGACCAACCGGCCCATCCGGCACCGTTAGATGTTTTACCTGTGGAGGACCTCATTACCGGAACAACTGCCCTAGTAGAAGAAGAACAATGAAGTGTTTCAAATGCGGGAAAGAGGGTCACTTTGCAGATGAGTGTACTTCTGCAGTAGGATCGGGGTCTCAGGCACAGAGGACTGGTTTGCCTCCACCTAGGGGAGGTGAAAGACCTCAGACGATGGGCAGAGTGTACGCCATGGTTGGATCAGAGGCAATCCGCTCAG TAGAAGAGTTAGGCGTTGATGTGGTGGTGTCTACACCAGCATTAGGGTTAATCGGGACGTCTTCTGTATGTCCGTTGTCCGATTGTCGTAAAGGGACGTTAGTTCAAGGTAAATCTCACCCGTTTACCTTTGCAAGAATTAGAAGTAATCTTGCGAATGGTTTGGCTATATGCCAACTCGTCGATTGTGATAGTAAGGAGATGCTGTTTTCGGATGAAAACAAAG AGGTTCTTGGTTTACCTCCTCCACGTGAGGTGAAGTTATCTATTGATTTGGTCTCAGAAGCAAGACCAGTTTCTATAGCTCCTTATAGGATGGCTCCAGCAGAATTGGTAGAGTtaaagaagcagattgaagaccTGTTGGAGAAACAGTTTATCCGACCTAGTGCTTCGCCTTGGGAGCACCAGTGTTACtag